One genomic region from Argentina anserina chromosome 2, drPotAnse1.1, whole genome shotgun sequence encodes:
- the LOC126784526 gene encoding protein FANTASTIC FOUR 1-like yields MSSTTVCHQELQPCVESLVRLQLVPPKPTAVVAITEPQEVGKTGDKPSWSFLQSFTTAIQTPKTETETEDVYVHPLAKRSASVLSPKSLAMCTESLGSETGSDASSDDMSLLLLKNDDVPFLSLEAEKTPTFSASKQSSVEIPRLTESVPSPKRLVRSVNGENNFPPPLNSISGSNGVQFLPHREGGRLVLKAVPVTSPVSYFEAERGDGRLRLRLFMDMPLTSEEVEEDGEEYDEVVEEDEVVEEMMEVETKTCWEKEEDKMEMEVEESGGCWETEEEMERNSGIVVGETGMEKKLPSRCKENRRGNNKMVMNWPPESFWVAT; encoded by the coding sequence ATGTCTTCAACTACTGTTTGTCATCAAGAGCTTCAACCCTGTGTTGAGTCTCTTGTTCGGCTCCAATTGGTTCCGCCAAAACCGACAGCAGTAGTCGCCATTACCGAACCTCAGGAGGTCGGAAAAACCGGTGACAAACCTAGCTGGAGCTTCCTCCAGTCTTTCACCACCGCAATTCAGACCCCTAAAACAGAGACTGAAACAGAAGATGTCTATGTTCACCCTCTTGCGAAACGCTCGGCTTCGGTGCTCAGCCCCAAAAGCCTGGCAATGTGCACTGAAAGCTTGGGCAGCGAGACCGGAAGCGATGCAAGCAGTGATGATATGTCTTTGCTTCTGCTCAAAAACGATGACGTTCCTTTCCTCTCACTTGAAGCTGAGAAAACCCCAACATTCTCTGCTTCAAAACAGAGTAGTGTGGAAATCCCAAGGTTGACTGAGAGTGTTCCATCACCGAAGAGACTGGTTCGTAGTGTTAATGGTGAGAATAACTTTCCTCCACCTTTGAATTCCATCAGTGGCTCCAATGGCGTCCAATTTTTGCCTCACCGCGAAGGCGGTAGGCTTGTTCTGAAAGCCGTTCCTGTCACTTCTCCTGTAAGCTACTTCGAAGCAGAGCGCGGCGATGGGCGGCTCAGGCTTCGCTTATTCATGGACATGCCTCTGACCTCTGAGGAGGTTGAAGAAGATGGAGAAGAATATGATGAGgttgttgaagaagatgaagtggTTGAAGAGATGATGGAAGTTGAGACTAAAACATGTTGGGAGAAAGAGGaagataaaatggaaatggaaGTGGAGGAAAGTGGTGGCTGTTGGGAGACAGAGGAGGAGATGGAAAGAAATAGTGGAATTGTTGTGGGTGAAACTGGAATGGAGAAGAAGCTCCCTAGCCGGTGCAAGGAAAACCGGCGTGGTAACAACAAAATGGTCATGAACTGGCCGCCGGAGTCGTTCTGGGTCGCTACCTAA
- the LOC126782730 gene encoding mitochondrial Rho GTPase 2-like, whose protein sequence is MSVQPAMYTGRRTGVRVVVAGDRGTGKSSLIIALATDGFRDDLPPVIPPATLPADFFPDRIPLTVVDTSSSMDNTSTNKRSEELRRADVVVLTYACDDRMTLERISSHWLPELRRLEVNVPVVLVGCKLDLRSEEEPMSMEQVMVPIMQTHREIETCIECSAASLLQIGEAFYYAQKAVLHPTMPLFDQETQSLQPRCVSALRRIFTLCDHDMDGALNDEELNGFQVMCFNAPLQPEEIVGVQRVVHEKLPEGVNENGLTLDGFLFLHALFIEKGRLETTWAVIRKFGYEDDLQLREDIVTLPFKVAPDQSVELTSEAVEFLRGIFRLHDTDNDGAIRPNELDMLFATAPESPWSEPPYQGAAERTALGDLTLNGFLSEWALMTLIDPRKSMANLIYVGYRGDPASALHLTRRRKVDRKKQKTERNVLNCFVFGPTNAGKSAIINSFIERPFSKSDTTTTGERWAVNAVDEVGGNKKTLILREIPEHDVKKLLSKKNSLAACDVAVFVYDSSDEHSWKRSKELLSEVARKGDESEDYLVPCLLIAAKDDLDPYPMAVRDSLGVSQELGIEAPIRVSMKQSNLNNVFGRIVHAALHPHLSIPETETRKNRKKYRQLFSRSLTFVSVGAAAAVIGLAVYRNYAARKSASA, encoded by the exons ATGTCAGTACAACCTGCTATGTACACCGGACGGCGCACCGGCGTCCGGGTAGTCGTCGCCGGCGACCGCGGCACCGGAAAGTCGAGCTTGATCATCGCACTGGCCACCGATGGCTTCCGTGACGACCTTCCTCCGGTGATTCCCCCTGCTACTCTCCCCGCCGATTTCTTTCCCGATCGGATTCCCCTCACCGTCGTCGACACCTCATCCAG CATGGATAATACTAGCACTAATAAGCGAAGCGAAGAACTGCGGCGAGCTGATGTCGTCGTGCTGACGTACGCCTGCGATGATAGGATGACGCTGGAGCGTATCTCGAGTCACTGGCTCCCTGAGCTTCGTCGTTTGGAG GTGAATGTGCCTGTGGTTTTGGTTGGTTGCAAGCTGGATTTGCGGAGCGAGGAGGAGCCGATGAGCATGGAGCAGGTGATGGTACCAATTATGCAGACTCATAGGGAAATTGAGACCTGCATCGAGTGTTCTGCGGCTAGTTTGCTGCAG ATTGGGGAGGCATTCTATTATGCTCAAAAGGCGGTTCTTCATCCGACAATGCCTTTGTTTGATCAAGAAACGCAGTCTCTGCAACCCCGTTGTGTGAGTGCTTTGAGGAGGATATTTACTCTTTGCGATCATGACATGGATGGTGCCCTCAATGACGAAGAGCTGAATGGATTCCAG GTTATGTGTTTTAATGCTCCCCTACAACCTGAAGAGATCGTGGGAGTTCAAAGGGTTGTACATGAGAAATTGCCGGAAGGAGTCAACGAGAACGGTCTTACCCTTGATGGTTTCCTTTTTCTCCATGCCCTTTTCATTGAAAAAGGGCGTCTTGAGACGACTTGGGCGGTCATAAGAAAATTTGgatatgaagatgatttacaaCTCAGGGAGGATATTGTCACACTCCCTTTTAAGGTGGCTCCAGATCAG AGTGTGGAGCTAACAAGTGAAGCTGTGGAATTCCTGAGGGGGATATTCAGGTTACATGACACTGATAAT GATGGAGCTATACGACCTAATGAGCTTGATATGCTATTTGCTACTGCTCCAGAAAG TCCTTGGAGTGAGCCTCCATATCAAGGTGCTGCAGAGAGGACAGCATTGGGTGATTTAACGCTCAATGGATTTTTATCCGAG TGGGCCCTTATGACACTGATAGATCCAAGGAAAAGTATGGCTAATTTGATATACGTTGGATACCGTGGGGATCCTGCTTCTGCACTCCATCTTACTAGAAGGAGAAAAGTTGATCGTAAGAAGCAAAAGACTGAACGAAATGTTTTAAATTGCTTTGTTTTTGGTCCTACAAATGCAGGAAAGTCTGCTataatcaattcattcatagaAAG GCCTTTCTCAAAGAGTGACACTACCACAACTGGTGAGCGTTGGGCAGTGAATGCTGTTGATGAAGTTGGG GGAAATAAGAAGACTCTCATATTGAGAGAGATACCAGAACACGACGTTAAGAAGCTTTTGTCCAAAAAGAACTCTTTAGCGGCCTGTGATGTAGCTGTCTTTGTCTATGACAG TTCAGATGAACATTCATGGAAAAGATCAAAAGAACTCCTTTCAGAGGTTGCTAGGAAAGGAGATGAGAGTGAAGACTATCTTGTACCATGTCTTCTTATTGCTGCCAAGGATGATCTGGATCCATATCCAATGGCAGTGCGAGATTCTCTTGGG GTTAGTCAAGAATTAGGCATAGAGGCGCCTATCCGTGTGAGTATGAAGCAGAGCAATCTGAATAATGTATTTGGTAGAATTGTACATGCAGCTCTGCACCCTCATTTGAGCATTCCTGAGACTGAGACTAGGAAGAACCGCAAGAAGTACCGCCAGCTTTTCAGTCGATCTCTTACCTTTGTCTCAG TTGGGGCTGCTGCTGCAGTTATTGGACTTGCAGTCTACCGTAACTATGCAGCAAGGAAAAGTGCTTCCGCTTAG